The Naumovozyma dairenensis CBS 421 chromosome 3, complete genome genome has a window encoding:
- the NDAI0C04500 gene encoding uncharacterized protein — MLLLTLLVKTKFGIRLSPYGTFGTMSGGADPTLLAQYAYVLGELEKRAKAGKRLAFVHLVEPRVTNPFMTEGEGEYNDGTI, encoded by the coding sequence ATGCTATTGTTGACGCTATTGGTGAAGACAAAGTTTGGTATTAGATTGTCTCCATACGGTACTTTTGGTACTATGTCTGGTGGTGCTGACCCAACTTTACTTGCTCAATATGCCTATGTCTTGGgtgaattagaaaagagAGCTAAGGCCGGTAAACGTTTAGCGTTCGTCCATTTGGTTGAACCTCGTGTCACTAATCCGTTCATGACTGAAGGTGAAGGTGAATACAATGATGGTACCATCTAA
- the SWR1 gene encoding chromatin-remodeling protein SWR1 (similar to Saccharomyces cerevisiae SWR1 (YDR334W); ancestral locus Anc_5.383) codes for MTKQRKDNKQNPKKKYELVADLKFKHDLLTNELFHLQKFISLVEFDPSYSNESESYKEFIDKNGLALEITEINGKIADGPNNIDGNTQTGKNTKIRRRQLRDTTLSKDPKLTTTSQVHLSAINILDEIEPLVQERYRQLENSFKTKDNSKVEHVIVKKEKTSKVTEPILPPHPTPVSKAKRSYRKMKKESNDNTHKDINSPLTTEQTPKQSRKPSKTSIQIIENENNQQEDEDSESDSYDFTSSDEEDFKAKRGRKKKLPRLNLIVHPPQQTITNPTNIIKPKFPTLSAYLNSFKSLDDDITIPEYEKYIIEQKDLVAKIKKGVENGALVYDKDTDSLQPITTKETKLVQLSKPDPISFLYKEQNLHVHQDYLINQGIYMSKLFHSSRRARMARAKKVSQMIDSHFKHIAGAEERKLKEEERNRKLLARTTMQIVKKRWNLAEKAYRVLKKNEEEQLQKIKGKEHLSKILEKSSQLLGAQLNQPADEDLSISSDNNDTSSKSDTDSDDDMLSSSSSAHSASSDNEIETHGTKLSLGSVKADSTMDEALSVEELRRKYSGLKDLKLDNNKDSDDESILDESESETGPSHITDESSSDDSISENEVEEGKVETQEQEVGLHSLFTTDLDEDNDHDDSEDFQMSESDEEMKQENDSLDEADAREDSNRETSDKYSGYDSQLSVVDVPVPPLLRGTLRVYQKQGLNWLASLYNNNTNGILADEMGLGKTIQTISLLAYLACEKQIWGPHLIVVPTSVLLNWEMEFKRFAPGLKVLTYYGSPQQRKEKRKGWNKPDAFHVCIVSYQLVVQDQHSFKRKRWEYMVLDEAHNIKNFRSTRWQALLNFNTRRRLLLTGTPLQNNLAELWSLLYFLMPQTIINGKKVSGFADLDAFQQWFGRPVDKLIETGGGYAQDEETKKTVAKLHQVLRPYLLRRLKADVEKQMPAKYEHIVYCRLSKRQRFLYDDFMSRSKTKATLASGNFMSIVNCLMQLRKVCNHPDLFEVRPILTSFELGASVSSHYTTMNKFMHKMLASSDDSRVDLKNLNLVFSENDNNLTSYHSDSISKLKCIKSFVKEIDILKEEITKAKIENTIMNFDNASDFYKNYKRTSIQTKIDALMGLWYINTLKSDRKPVYGNNLIKLVTVDSISAKINSPSLEPLIKPLQTRFFSENDTIEKYAVLTPKAVALDMRYLELGLDDSSILDETTKMTVSEQLYNMQSPFHHLQTKLSIAFPDKSLLQYDCGKLQKLAILLQNLKDNGHRALIFTQMTKVLDVLEQFLNYHGYLYMRLDGATKVEDRQILTERFNTDSKVTVFILSSRSGGLGINLTGADTVIFYDSDWNPAMDKQCQDRCHRIGQTRDVHIYRFVSEHTIESNILKKANQKRELDKVVIQKGDFTTDYFSKLSVKDLLGPDVPVEGINENAPLLADDPSASKDPRRLEKLLAQAEDEDDVRAANLALKEVAIDDEDFTEDVEKKENSLNDAGSVDEYEGTGHVEEYMIRFIANGYYH; via the coding sequence ATGACTAAACAAAGGaaagataataaacaaaatccaaagaaaaagtatGAACTCGTGGCAGATCTTAAGTTTAAACATGATTTGTTGACTAATGAATTGTTTCATCTACAGAAATTCATTTCTTTGGTAGAGTTTGATCCTTCTTACTCCAATGAATCTGAAAGCtataaagaatttattgacAAGAATGGTTTAGCTTTGGAAATCACTGAAATAAATGGTAAAATTGCAGACGGTCCCAACAATATAGATGGTAATACTCAAACAGGAAAGAATACCAAGATACGAAGAAGGCAATTGCGTGATACCACTCTCAGTAAGGATCCGAAATTGACCACAACCAGTCAGGTACATCTTTCTGCAATTAATATACTCGATGAGATAGAGCCCTTAGTACAAGAGAGATATCGTCAATTAGAAAACTCATTCAAAACAAAGGACAATTCCAAAGTAGAACATGTCATTgttaaaaaagaaaaaacatCCAAAGTCACAGAGCCAATACTTCCTCCTCATCCTACTCCAGTATCGAAGGCAAAGAGATCGTATagaaagatgaaaaagGAAAGTAATGATAATACACATAAGGACATTAACTCCCCACTTACAACTGAGCAAACGCCCAAGCAATCACGAAAACCATCAAAAACCTCTATCCAGATTAtcgaaaatgaaaacaatcaacaggaagatgaagatagCGAAAGCGACAGTTATGATTTTACAAGttctgatgaagaagatttcaAAGCCAAGAGAGGCCGTAAGAAAAAACTTCCACGCTTGAACCTGATAGTACATCCACCACAACAAACAATAACGAACCCAACAAATATCATAAAACCTAAATTTCCTACTTTATCAGCATATCtaaattcattcaaatccctagatgatgatataacTATCCctgaatatgaaaaatatataatagaaCAGAAAGATCTCGTAGCGAAAATCAAGAAAGGTGTTGAAAATGGTGCGCTTGTGTACGATAAAGACACTGACTCATTACAACCAATCACCACCAAAGAGACTAAACTTGTTCAACTCAGTAAACCAGATccaatttcatttctttacAAGGAACAAAATCTACACGTACATCAGGActatttgataaatcaaGGGATTTATATGAGTAAATTGTTTCATAGTTCGAGAAGAGCAAGGATGGCAAGGGCCAAGAAAGTTTCCCAAATGATTGATTCTCATTTCAAGCATATCGCAGGAGCAGAAGAaaggaaattaaaagaagaagaacgaAATAGGAAATTATTAGCTAGAACCACCATGCAAATTGTGAAGAAAAGATGGAATTTGGCGGAGAAGGCATACCGtgtattgaagaaaaacgAAGAGGAACAATTACAGAAAATTAAAGGGAAGGAAcatctttccaaaatattaGAGAAGAGTTCGCAATTACTTGGTGCTCAATTGAATCAGCCTGCAGATGAGGATCTATCAATAAGTAGCGATAATAACGATACTAGTAGTAAGTCTGACACGGatagtgatgatgatatgtTGTCGTCGTCATCGTCAGCGCATTCTGCATCGTCAGacaatgaaattgaaacgCATGGTACCAAATTATCTCTGGGATCAGTAAAAGCTGACAGCACTATGGATGAAGCTTTATCCGTGGAAGAATTAAGGAGAAAATACTCAGGGCtaaaagatttgaaattggatAACAACAAAGATAGCGATGATGAATCCATTCTAGATGAATCTGAGTCAGAAACTGGTCCTTCCCATATAACTGATGAATCGTCCTCTGATGATAGTATCTCAGAGAATGAAGTAGAAGAAGGAAAGGTAGAAACTCAAGAGCAAGAGGTTGGACTTCATTCGTTATTTACTACAGATcttgatgaagataatgacCATGATGATAGTGAAGATTTCCAAATGTCTGAatcagatgaagaaatgaaacaagaaaacGATTCCTTAGACGAAGCAGATGCCAGAGAAGATTCAAACAGAGAAACTTCTGATAAATACTCGGGATATGATAGTCAATTATCTGTCGTAGACGTTCCTGTTCCACCTCTGTTACGAGGAACCTTACGAGTATATCAAAAGCAAGGTTTAAATTGGTTGGCATCATTatacaataacaatacaaatGGGATTCTAGCAGACGAAATGGGTTTAGGTAAAACAATACAAACTATCTCACTGTTGGCGTATCTTGCTTGTGAGAAGCAAATTTGGGGCCCTCACCTAATTGTTGTCCCAACATCTGTCTTATTAAACTGGGAAATGGAATTCAAAAGGTTTGCTCCTGGGTTAAAAGTTCTTACATATTATGGTTCTCCACAACAACGTaaggaaaaaagaaaaggttGGAATAAACCCGATGCCTTCCACGTTTGTATAGTATCATATCAATTAGTTGTTCAAGATCAACattcatttaaaagaaaacgATGGGAATATATGGTTCTAGATGAGGCACATAACATTAAGAACTTTAGATCAACAAGGTGGCAAgctttattgaatttcaatACTAGGCGAAGGTTACTACTTACTGGTACTcctttacaaaataatttagCTGAACTTTggtcattattatattttttgatgCCTCAAACCATAATTAATGGTAAGAAAGTATCCGGTTTCGCCGATTTGGATGCGTTTCAACAATGGTTTGGTAGACCTGTGGATAAACTAATTGAAACAGGTGGCGGCTATGCccaagatgaagaaacGAAGAAAACTGTCGCAAAATTACATCAGGTCTTACGTCCATATCTATTAAGAAGATTGAAGGCAGATGTGGAAAAACAGATGCCTGCGAAATATGAGCATATTGTCTACTGTAGGTTGTCAAAGAGACAAAGATTTTTATATGACGACTTTATGTCACGGTCCAAGACAAAAGCTACTCTGGCCAGTGGTAATTTCATGTCGATTGTCAACTGTTTAATGCAATTGAGGAAAGTTTGTAACCATCCAGATTTGTTTGAAGTCAGGCCAATTCTTACGTCCTTTGAACTTGGTGCCTCTGTATCCAGTCACTATACCACTATGAATAAGTTTATGCATAAAATGCTAGCTTCATCTGATGATTCCAGAGTAGATTTAAAAAATCTTAATCTCGTATTCtctgaaaatgataacaatCTGACAAGTTACCATTCTGATTCCATCTCAAAATTGAAGTGTATAAAAAGTTTCGTCAAAGAGATAGATATTTTAAAGGAAGAAATAACCAAAGcaaaaatagaaaatacGATAATGAATTTCGATAATGCATCTGACTTCTACAAGAATTACAAACGCACTTCTATCCAGACTAAGATCGATGCACTGATGGGTTTGTGGTATATCAACACATTAAAGTCAGATAGAAAACCGGTTTACGGAAATAATCTTATAAAACTCGTAACAGTGGATTCTATAAGTGCCAAAATAAACTCTCCCTCATTAGAACCTCTAATTAAACCATTACAAACACGATTTTTCTCAGAAAATGatacaattgaaaaatatgctGTTCTTACGCCTAAGGCAGTTGCATTAGATATGAGGTACCTAGAGTTAGGTTTAGATGATTCTAGTATATTAGATGAAACTACAAAAATGACTGTCTCTGAACAGTTGTACAACATGCAAAGCCCATTCCATCATTTACAAACAAAATTAAGCATTGCGTTTCCAGATAAGTCGTTACTTCAATATGATTGTGGGAAGCTCCAAAAATTAGCTATtcttttacaaaatttgaaagataatgGACATAGGGCTCTAATATTTACACAAATGACGAAAGTTTTAGATGTTCTAGAACAGTTTCTAAATTACCATGGTTATCTATATATGAGGTTAGATGGTGCAACTAAAGTAGAAGATCGTCAAATTCTAACTGAAAGGTTCAACACAGACTCTAAAGTGACAGTTTTCATTCTATCGAGTAGATCTGGTGGTCTTGGTATTAACCTAACAGGAGCAGATACAGTTATCTTCTATGATTCTGATTGGAATCCTGCTATGGATAAACAATGTCAAGACCGTTGTCATAGAATTGGTCAAACTCGTGATGTTCATATTTATCGTTTTGTGAGCGAACATACTATTGAAAGTAATATTCTGAAAAAGGCAAATCAAAAGAGAGAACTAGATAAAGTTGTCATTCAAAAAGGTGATTTCACGACTGATTATTTCAGTAAACTTTCTGTAAAGGATTTATTGGGGCCAGATGTTCCAGTAGAAggaattaatgaaaatgctCCTTTGCTTGCCGATGATCCTTCTGCTAGTAAAGATCCTCGCCgtttggaaaaattattggCGCAAGCtgaagacgaagatgaTGTTCGAGCGGCCAATTTAGCCTTGAAAGAGGTAGCTAtcgatgatgaagattttaCAGAAGACgttgaaaagaaagaaaattccCTCAATGATGCAGGTTCTGttgatgaatatgaagGTACTGGCCATGTAGAAGAATATATGATCAGATTTATTGCCAATGGTTACTACCATTGA
- the RQC1 gene encoding Rqc1p (similar to Saccharomyces cerevisiae YDR333C; ancestral locus Anc_5.380), which produces MSSRALRKLQNDDELLESILRSNNSSASTSKKSTPKPHVNIFALMNDNEDDDEGSDNTSDIAEKEQIDNGVSETEAHEGEDGDKMVKLPTKSQKKKNKKKNKTSKKTTNIDTVTANEDENDEEFDKLLQQFQRENIRKNTANDFELGNVGAYDDEDEFFTASESEDIATVTLTERIENDLRKDNAFSRFPVSYFKYAKKFFNDDFKKLDPHSEFKLLFDDISAEALEDIDEMSSTSISPQQLKQIQRMKRLVRNWGGKDHKSVPNGPGSSLHRLQFTKVRNDWIPTQRGELTMKSLNLEELVDWQLWQRPIDWKDVIEEDVKRWKSKITFFKFEPLNDDINRKAITEFYLSVVLHPDHEALINLIASKYPYHVPGLLQVALITIRQGDKSNTNGLLQRALFVFDRALRSSINFDGTSCQLPYIYFYNRQFYLAIFRYILALAQRGAVATASEWCKVLWSLSPLEDPLGCRYFMDHYLLLNNDYQYLIELSKSPLMNTYKQWNTLGFSLGVVLSYLHLNEKDLARKELIKCFKNHPLKLAQLFQEKLLGDPSLIANMDISEQKADILESKAYMARFPILWKNAEDVSFLHSELTKILHDHKTGNLTVELDNNAEEDETEDITSPFFIEGIPINLLRFAILSEESSVMAAIPPSIWSDYEVFEFDVLPPTPTTKESIDVLETVKSYIHEKDLVTSQAALMQDEDILNQIRQLSLQQYIQENETENNQGA; this is translated from the coding sequence ATGAGCTCAAGGGCATTAAGGAAATTgcaaaatgatgatgaactGTTGGAATCGATCTTGCGTTCCAACAATAGTTCTGCTTCTACAAGTAAGAAATCAACTCCGAAACCGCATGTTAATATCTTTGCTTTAATGAacgataatgaagatgatgatgaaggttCTGATAATACCAGTGATATCGCTGAAAAGGAACAAATCGATAATGGGGTGTCAGAAACAGAAGCTCACGAAGGAGAAGACGGGGATAAAATGGTGAAGTTGCCTACGAAATCacagaaaaagaagaacaaaaagaagaacaagacaAGCAAGAAAACAACCAACATTGACACTGTAACAGcgaatgaagatgaaaatgacgAAGAATTTGATAAGTTGTTACAACAATTCCAGCGTGAAAATATTAGGAAGAATACAGCAAACGATTTTGAACTTGGCAATGTAGGTGcatatgatgatgaagatgaattctTTACAGCATCCGAATCTGAAGACATTGCTACCGTCACTCTTACTGAGCGAATAGAAAATGACCTTCGAAAGGATAACGCTTTCTCACGATTTCCAGTCTCCTACTTCAAATATGCTAAGAAGTTTTTCAATGACGACTTCAAGAAGCTGGATCCGCACTCGGAATTTAAGTTACTGtttgatgatatttctGCGGAAGCACTTGAAGACATCGATGAGATGTCATCAACTTCCATATCTCCACAACAATTAAAACAGATTCAGCGTATGAAGCGCCTCGTTAGAAATTGGGGTGGTAAAGATCATAAATCCGTTCCTAATGGGCCTGGATCAAGCCTGCATAGATTACAATTTACCAAAGTAAGAAATGATTGGATCCCAACTCAAAGAGGTGAACTTACAATGAAATCGTTAAACTTGGAGGAACTTGTTGATTGGCAATTATGGCAAAGACCGATCGATTGGAAAGATgttattgaagaagatgttaAACGTTGGAAGTCTAAAattacatttttcaaattcgaACCCTTAAACGATGACATAAATAGAAAAGCTATTACGGAATTTTACCTAAGTGTTGTCTTACATCCCGATCACGAAgcattaataaatttgatcGCTTCAAAATATCCATACCATGTGCCTGGTTTATTACAAGTCGCATTGATCACCATTAGACAGGGTGATAAGTCAAACACTAATGGGTTATTACAAAGGGCACTCTTCGTATTTGATAGGGCATTAAGGAGTAGTATCAATTTCGATGGTACTTCTTGTCAATTACCATATATTTACTTTTACAATAGACAATTCTATTTGGCTATATTTAGATATATTTTGGCCTTGGCACAAAGGGGTGCTGTGGCAACTGCAAGTGAATGGTGTAAAGTTTTATGGTCATTAAGTCCTTTAGAAGATCCGCTGGGTTGTAGGTATTTTATGgatcattatttgttgttgaataatgattatcaatatctgatagaattatcaaaatctCCACTGATGAATACGTATAAACAATGGAATACATTAGGTTTCTCCCTTGGTGTTGTATTAAGTTACCTACATcttaatgaaaaagattTAGCACGGAAAGAACTTATaaaatgtttcaaaaatcATCCACTAAAACTTGCCCAGTTGTTTCAAGAGAAGTTACTTGGAGACCCATCTCTAATAGCAAACATGGACATATCCGAGCAAAAGGCTGATATCTTAGAATCGAAAGCATACATGGCTAGATTTCCTATTTTATGGAAAAATGCCGAAGATGTGTCATTCTTACATTCTGAGTTAACGAAGATTCTACATGATCATAAAACAGGTAATTTGACAGTTGAATTGGATAATAATGCcgaagaagatgaaactGAAGACATTACAAGCCCATTCTTTATTGAAGGCATTccaattaatttattaagattTGCTATCTTATCTGAAGAATCGTCGGTCATGGCTGCAATTCCTCCATCAATTTGGTCAGACTATGAAGtgtttgaatttgatgtaTTACCTCCTACTCCAACTACTAAAGAATCCATTGATGTCCTCGAAACGGTCAAAAGCTACATCCATGAGAAAGATTTGGTCACATCGCAAGCTGCATTAATGCAAGATGAGGATATTCTAAATCAAATCAGACAACTTTCTCTTCAACAATATATCCAAGAGAATGAGACTGAGAATAACCAAGGCGCATGA
- the IPI1 gene encoding Ipi1p (similar to Saccharomyces cerevisiae IPI1 (YHR085W); ancestral locus Anc_5.381), with product MTKSRKQKQKKQDFLKQKLKVGKTKPKASNLTDTSFVSRTISIRNQHLEHDNDLSKKLTLLKHHNSTVRKETLGLFQKSLPKIINSKLISPLVTQSIPLICDDSRDVREGLISLIKEIGKLEPQVLRLHCKVFVLYINMAMTHIITQIQNDSTKFLQCLLEDCQEEIIRQAWVKMMNGLFCVLGWGAIGNNISAGVAQSKKRNAPTLKIHLDTLYELIKSGCLEIEDNTEEEAQLEGDDRNSHHITRNQHLIPDYPQPYDYLKLFARELKNKDATDSLLQSGNLAAQDVDTRQRIFEEQYLKTLEKELDLLVKDGGVCGRSANNIKQLLTTISA from the coding sequence ATGACAAAATCCAGAAAGCAAAAGCAAAAGAAGCAAGATTTTCTTAAAcagaaattgaaagttGGTAAGACCAAACCTAAAGCTAGTAATCTTACAGACACATCATTCGTTTCTCGTACTATTTCCATTAGAAACCAACATCTAGAACacgataatgatttatcaaagaaattaacTTTGTTAAAACATCATAACTCTACAGTAAGGAAAGAAACATTAGGACTTTTCCAAAAATCTCTTCCAAAAATCataaattccaaattgATAAGTCCTTTAGTAACGCAGAGTATACCATTGATTTGTGACGATTCTAGAGATGTACGTGAGGGATTGATCTCTTTGATTAAAGAAATCGGGAAATTGGAACCTCAAGTCTTAAGATTACATTGTAAAGTTTTcgtattatatattaatatggCTATGACGCATATCATTactcaaattcaaaatgattCTACCAAATTTTTACAATGTTTATTAGAAGATTGTCAAGAAGAGATTATTAGACAGGCGTGGgtaaagatgatgaacGGGTTATTCTGTGTCCTTGGATGGGGAGCTattggtaataatataagTGCTGGTGTTGCTCAATCTAAGAAACGTAATGCACCAACATTAAAGATTCATTTAGATACCTTATATGAATTAATCAAAAGTGGCTGTTTAGAAATAGAAGATAATACCGAGGAAGAAGCTCAGTTGGAAGGTGATGACAGGAATAGCCATCATATCACTAGGAATCAACACTTAATACCGGATTATCCTCAACCATATGATTACTTGAAATTATTTGCTAgagaattgaagaataagGATGCAACAGATTCTTTACTCCAGTCGGGAAATTTAGCTGCTCAGGATGTTGACACACGTCAAAGGATCTTTGAAGAACAATACTTAAAGACTCTTGAGAAGGAATTAGACTTGCTTGTTAAAGATGGTGGGGTTTGTGGGAGAAGCGCCAATAATATCAAACAATTATTGACAACGATATCTGCTTAA